The segment GCGTCAACGCCGCCGGATCACCGACGTGTCCCAGAAAGCGAATGTGACCGGACAATCCATACCGCGCGGCCTGAGCCTCGAGTGCCGGGCGGCAGGCGCCGTCTCCGGCAAAAGCAAGGGATACGTTCAGACCGCGCTGATGACAGAGGTGAACGGCATCGATCAACACATCCGGAGCTTTATAGAGTTGCGCCAGAGTGCCGATGAAGATCAATTTGAACGTGTCACCTCTTTGGATCCCGTTGCGCGGGGCGGATGCATACGCCTGCGCCGGCAATTCCACATCCGAATAGTGAGTCGTAAAGACCTGCGGCGAGGGCGGATAGCGCCGCTGCAAGGCTGCCGCCGTAACATACATCGTCGCCGATGCGTTCTGACAGCACGACCGCAGACTCCGCGCGTGCCATTGGCGGAAGAAAGCGCGCATGGGATGCTTCACCGATCCCGCCGTAAATACGTCATACGGATCGCCGACCACCTCCAGCGCATACGGCTTGCCCTGTTTCTGCAACTCTTTTGCACCCAGGTAGCCCATAGTGCCGGGCACGCGGAACAGGTAGGCGTCGCATTTGGAAATCGCTTCCTTCATGATACGCTGCACGGCATGCGATTTCCGGAGATAATCTTCCGGGCCGCGAAAATCGGGCAGCGGTTCAAACCGGACGCCGGGACCTTCCGCCAGACTTTCCGCCGGGTACATCTCCGCGACCTGCTTCATGCGGGCCACGACCAGCACTTCATCGAAGACGGCAAGGTAATCCACCCACCACGCGTAGTTCGCAACCGCCGTCGCATAGACGCGGCCATCGGGGCAGCGGACAAAGTGCATTTCATTTCCGTGCAGCAGTCTCATGATTTGCCAGTCCTCGAAGATGATGGAATGTAGAAGTAAGAGAGTCCGCGCCGTCCGGTGGCGCGATGCGGCGCCAGACGGACCAGATAGTCGACGACATACGCTGCGATCAGCGGCTGCAGGATCAGCATCGCTTCGCCGGGAAAGTAGAAGATGGTCGCGCGTGTGGCAAAAATGAACAGCGGCGCGCTGATGACGTAGATCACAAGCCGCAGGCCGCTGCGAGTACGGCCATTGTACAGCCAGACCACTATGCCCGCCATGATGGCGTACCACAGTGCGACCCCCGGCAATCCGAAGTTGATGTAGCCGTCGCCGGCAAGAGTGAAACCGTATCCGCCGACCATCGCCTGCCAGTCGGGCAGGAACTGCTGGTGAAACCATGTCAGCGAATTGCGGGCTTCCACCAGCACGCCGGGAAAAAACTTGTGCTCGAACACCCACCACACGGTGTGGCCGTAAAAGTAGTGCCACCACTGCTGATTACTGAGCAAAATGTCGATGTTGCGTCCCGCCGCGATGAACTCCCCATACAGAAAGGAGAGCATCATTCCCTGCTCGCCAAAGGCACTGAAATCCGACATATCCCGCGAAAACACGTTGCGCAGGTTGTGCAGGACCGAAATCATCGGACCGACAATCACCACTCCCGCGCCATAAAGCAACAGTTTGCCGGGACGGTAGTAATGGTAAACCAGGAACAGCGACACCGCGCAAAAATTGAGAAAGATGTCCCGCTCGCCAAGGGCAAGGGTTGCAAACAGCGTGAAGGCTCCCGTCAGAGTGAACAGTGGCCAATGAAACGGTCCGCCCGCGTCCTGCCGCTTGACCATCCAGAACCCGTAAAACATCAGCAGCCACATCGGCACATAATCCAGGCCGGGCAGCGCACCGGTGACGTAGAAGTCAATCTTGTTTGAGAATCCGGATCCAAAATAGGCGACACACAGTTTGAGCAGCCAGAGCAGCATCACCGTATAGCCAAGGCAGATCGTGACCAGCGTCAGATCCAGCGGTCTGGGCGGTGCGCCGCCATCCCGTACTGTTTTGGTGCGGCACATGCCGAGGAACATCAGTTCGCTCACCGCAAGGCAGATCCACCCGATCCACACGATCATCAGCGGATGCTCGATGTGCTCGTAACCCGTCAGGTGCAGCACAATGACGTTGTAATGATAGACATAAATGAACGGCGGGAGCCAGACGGCAGGGTGCGTGATATCGAACCGCACCGCCTTCATCGCGGCAATAACAAAGAGCCCCACCAGCACCAGATCCAGCGTCATGCTGGGGCTGACCGCCAGGACAATGGTGATCCCCGCTGCCGCCAGAACCATTCTGGGAAAGGGACGCACGCGCGGTTTCATGTCCGCACCGGAACGCGACGCGATGTGACCTGTG is part of the bacterium genome and harbors:
- a CDS encoding glycosyltransferase family 4 protein, encoding MRLLHGNEMHFVRCPDGRVYATAVANYAWWVDYLAVFDEVLVVARMKQVAEMYPAESLAEGPGVRFEPLPDFRGPEDYLRKSHAVQRIMKEAISKCDAYLFRVPGTMGYLGAKELQKQGKPYALEVVGDPYDVFTAGSVKHPMRAFFRQWHARSLRSCCQNASATMYVTAAALQRRYPPSPQVFTTHYSDVELPAQAYASAPRNGIQRGDTFKLIFIGTLAQLYKAPDVLIDAVHLCHQRGLNVSLAFAGDGACRPALEAQAARYGLSGHIRFLGHVGDPAALTRLLDEADVFVLPSRAEGLPRAMMEAMARALPCIGSDVDGIPELLAPEDLVPPNDPKALADKIIEVSADSARRNRMSARNLKRAADFRTEIMMERKVSFCRYIYDMSLVQSIRQARPTEVTA
- a CDS encoding O-antigen polymerase encodes the protein MKPRVRPFPRMVLAAAGITIVLAVSPSMTLDLVLVGLFVIAAMKAVRFDITHPAVWLPPFIYVYHYNVIVLHLTGYEHIEHPLMIVWIGWICLAVSELMFLGMCRTKTVRDGGAPPRPLDLTLVTICLGYTVMLLWLLKLCVAYFGSGFSNKIDFYVTGALPGLDYVPMWLLMFYGFWMVKRQDAGGPFHWPLFTLTGAFTLFATLALGERDIFLNFCAVSLFLVYHYYRPGKLLLYGAGVVIVGPMISVLHNLRNVFSRDMSDFSAFGEQGMMLSFLYGEFIAAGRNIDILLSNQQWWHYFYGHTVWWVFEHKFFPGVLVEARNSLTWFHQQFLPDWQAMVGGYGFTLAGDGYINFGLPGVALWYAIMAGIVVWLYNGRTRSGLRLVIYVISAPLFIFATRATIFYFPGEAMLILQPLIAAYVVDYLVRLAPHRATGRRGLSYFYIPSSSRTGKS